From Polaribacter butkevichii, a single genomic window includes:
- a CDS encoding 3-oxoacyl-ACP synthase III family protein has product MISSKIIGTGTFIPSIKKENKDFLNEHFLNEDGSSFDSDNDVIIEKFKAITGIEERRYAKPEYNSSDLAYFAAQKAIDDANINQEELDYIIIAHNFGDVKVGAVQSDMLPSLATRVKHKLGIENPNCVAYDILFGCPGWIEATIQAHAFIKAGMAKKCLVIGSETLSRVVDRYDRDSMIFSDGAGACILEATEEANVGILSHATQTFAKDEAFYLHYGSTFNKEENQDVQYIKMLGRKIYEFALVHVPAAMKFALDNAGVEIDDVKKIFIHQANEKMDEAIMKRFFRLFKKKVPEGIMPLSIRKLGNSSVATVPTLLDLVLKGEIENQEVNKGDVVIFASVGAGMNINAIVYRF; this is encoded by the coding sequence ATGATTTCATCAAAAATAATAGGAACAGGAACATTTATTCCTTCTATAAAAAAAGAAAATAAAGATTTCTTAAATGAACACTTTTTAAACGAAGATGGGTCATCTTTTGATTCTGATAATGATGTAATTATTGAAAAATTTAAAGCAATTACTGGTATTGAAGAAAGGCGGTATGCAAAACCAGAATATAACTCTTCTGATTTGGCATACTTTGCAGCTCAAAAAGCTATTGATGATGCTAATATTAATCAAGAAGAATTAGATTATATTATTATTGCTCATAATTTTGGAGACGTAAAAGTAGGTGCTGTACAAAGTGATATGTTACCAAGTTTGGCAACTAGAGTTAAACATAAATTGGGTATAGAAAACCCTAACTGTGTTGCGTATGATATCCTTTTTGGTTGCCCTGGTTGGATAGAAGCAACCATACAAGCCCATGCATTTATTAAAGCAGGAATGGCTAAAAAATGTTTGGTTATTGGTTCTGAAACTTTGTCTAGAGTAGTAGATAGATATGATAGAGATTCTATGATTTTTAGTGATGGGGCAGGAGCTTGTATTTTAGAAGCAACAGAAGAAGCTAATGTTGGTATTTTAAGTCATGCAACGCAAACTTTTGCAAAAGACGAAGCCTTTTATTTACATTATGGAAGTACTTTTAATAAAGAAGAAAACCAAGATGTACAATATATTAAAATGTTAGGTAGAAAAATTTATGAATTTGCCTTGGTTCATGTGCCTGCTGCAATGAAATTTGCTTTAGATAATGCAGGTGTAGAAATAGATGATGTTAAAAAAATATTCATTCACCAAGCCAATGAAAAAATGGATGAGGCTATTATGAAACGTTTCTTTAGATTGTTTAAAAAGAAAGTTCCAGAAGGAATAATGCCTTTAAGTATTCGTAAATTAGGAAATAGTTCTGTGGCAACCGTACCTACATTATTAGACTTAGTTTTAAAAGGTGAAATTGAAAATCAAGAAGTAAATAAAGGTGATGTTGTTATTTTTGCTTCCGTTGGAGCAGGAATGAATATCAACGCAATTGTTTATAGGTTTTAG
- a CDS encoding group III truncated hemoglobin, with amino-acid sequence MKPDISSRKDIKLIITKFYDLLLADKKMIPFFEDIVAQNHLEEHLNVISDFWNDILFDTNTYANNVMKKHLDKNVFVAFKKEHFTIWISYLFETIDANFEGENVHNMKNRARSIATVMELKLGIYQ; translated from the coding sequence ATGAAACCAGATATTTCTTCAAGAAAAGACATCAAATTGATCATTACAAAATTTTATGATTTATTATTGGCAGACAAAAAAATGATTCCTTTTTTTGAGGATATTGTTGCCCAAAATCATTTAGAAGAGCATTTAAATGTGATTTCTGATTTCTGGAATGATATTCTTTTTGATACAAATACTTATGCTAATAATGTGATGAAAAAGCATCTCGATAAAAACGTTTTTGTAGCTTTTAAGAAAGAGCATTTTACCATTTGGATATCGTATTTATTTGAAACTATTGATGCTAATTTTGAAGGAGAAAATGTACATAACATGAAAAATAGAGCAAGGTCTATTGCCACTGTTATGGAACTAAAACTGGGTATTTATCAATAA
- the gldJ gene encoding gliding motility lipoprotein GldJ produces the protein MRNVFKISLVVLSALTLASCSKSTSGNSTLTGLPFNNPKFGNYIRGNETAGQEIPLGMVAVEGGSFTMGQVQDDVMFDWNTTPKKMHIRSFYMDESEVTNSEYFLYVQNIKDVFPPSEEKYKHIYNSVLPDTLVWRKSLGNTDILSENYFRHPAYSDYPVVGVSWLQANQYCKWRTNAVNLKKLIDKGYIKNIFENDSIRNFFDTDVFLAASDNLFDGDTTVYKRGIRSRGTVKNKKGSFQGRKITQADGVLSQKYRLPTEAEWEFAAKANIENREYNNIRGRKKYAWNGKYSRETKKRHRGDQLANFKQGAGDYSGLSGWSSDGSDIPIKVKSYPPNAFGLYDMSGNVAEWVADVYRPIIDNDANDFNYFRGNIFTKKMIDKEGKVVIVNSSDNAEIEYDTLPNGKIIPKELPGSIKYIPITKDDAALRRNFSVADNTDIGDGDLNSSRFYEEEEDQFGSKPSMYNSPRSPSKEIDPETGKEILVNDAKKRTTLISNNTRVYKGGAWSDREYWLDPAQRRYLPEYMATNFIGFRCVTDKVGPMSSKRKKARNSVR, from the coding sequence ATGAGAAACGTATTTAAAATATCTTTAGTTGTACTATCTGCCTTAACTTTGGCTAGTTGTAGTAAATCAACTTCAGGAAATTCGACACTTACAGGATTACCTTTTAACAATCCAAAATTTGGTAATTATATAAGAGGAAATGAAACAGCAGGACAAGAAATCCCTTTGGGGATGGTTGCTGTAGAAGGAGGTTCTTTTACAATGGGACAAGTGCAAGATGATGTAATGTTTGATTGGAATACAACGCCTAAAAAGATGCACATTCGCTCATTCTACATGGATGAATCAGAAGTTACCAACTCTGAATACTTTTTATATGTACAGAACATTAAAGATGTTTTTCCTCCATCAGAAGAAAAATATAAACACATTTATAATTCTGTTTTACCAGATACTTTAGTTTGGAGAAAAAGTTTAGGAAACACAGATATTTTATCTGAAAACTATTTTAGACATCCTGCATATTCAGATTACCCTGTTGTTGGTGTTAGTTGGTTACAAGCAAATCAATACTGTAAATGGCGTACAAATGCAGTAAACCTAAAAAAATTAATTGACAAAGGATACATAAAAAACATCTTTGAAAACGATAGTATTAGAAACTTTTTTGATACAGATGTTTTCTTAGCGGCTTCAGACAATCTTTTTGATGGTGATACCACTGTTTATAAAAGAGGAATTAGATCTAGAGGAACCGTTAAAAATAAAAAAGGCTCTTTTCAAGGTAGAAAAATCACACAAGCAGACGGTGTTTTAAGTCAGAAATACAGACTACCAACAGAAGCTGAATGGGAGTTTGCTGCAAAAGCAAATATTGAAAATAGAGAATACAACAATATTAGAGGTCGTAAAAAATATGCTTGGAATGGTAAATATTCTAGAGAAACTAAAAAAAGACATAGAGGAGACCAATTAGCTAACTTTAAACAAGGTGCAGGAGATTACAGTGGCTTATCTGGTTGGAGTTCTGATGGTTCAGACATTCCTATTAAAGTAAAATCATATCCACCAAATGCATTTGGATTATATGATATGTCTGGAAACGTAGCAGAATGGGTTGCCGATGTTTATAGACCTATTATTGATAATGATGCTAATGACTTTAATTATTTTAGAGGTAATATTTTTACTAAAAAAATGATTGACAAAGAAGGTAAAGTTGTAATTGTTAACAGTTCTGATAATGCAGAAATAGAATACGACACGTTGCCTAACGGAAAAATAATTCCAAAAGAATTACCAGGAAGTATTAAATACATACCAATTACAAAAGATGATGCTGCCTTAAGAAGAAACTTTTCTGTAGCAGACAATACAGATATTGGTGATGGAGATTTAAACTCTTCTAGATTCTATGAAGAAGAAGAAGACCAATTTGGTTCTAAACCAAGTATGTACAACTCTCCTAGAAGCCCTAGTAAAGAAATAGACCCAGAAACAGGTAAAGAAATTTTAGTAAATGATGCTAAAAAGAGAACTACCTTAATTAGTAATAATACTCGAGTGTATAAAGGTGGGGCTTGGTCTGATAGAGAATATTGGTTGGACCCAGCACAAAGAAGATATTTACCAGAATACATGGCTACAAACTTTATTGGTTTTAGATGTGTTACTGATAAAGTAGGACCGATGTCTTCTAAAAGAAAAAAAGCTAGAAACTCAGTTAGATAA
- the porV gene encoding type IX secretion system outer membrane channel protein PorV yields MKKLGIYFILCAFVTIKTTAQTEINTDNIGGITTAVPFLLITPDARAGGMGDVGVATSADAFSLFHNAAKMTFSNRQVKAGITYSPWLRNLTDDIFTGSASYMNRFSDRAAWGADLKYFSLGQIDLTNSDGSDNGTINPNELAFTGAYALKLSETFSMGVGLKYVRSNLTFNGTNSTLRPINSFAVDVSGYYQSLEENYGNFNGRYRLGFNIANIGPKVSYSPGSEDFIPTNLKLGGGFDFILDDYNTISTTLEFTKLLVPTPPIRDNDGNIVEGEDDNVGWVSGIFQSFGDAPGGFSEEIKEFTYALGAEYLYNNAFALRGGYFHESQEKGNRQYFTLGGGFKTNALNVDLSYLINASDVNNPLENSLRFSLSFDLGEVFDDY; encoded by the coding sequence ATGAAAAAATTAGGAATCTATTTTATATTGTGTGCGTTTGTAACTATAAAGACAACTGCACAAACAGAAATAAACACCGATAATATTGGAGGTATTACAACTGCTGTACCATTCTTACTAATAACACCAGATGCAAGAGCAGGTGGTATGGGAGATGTAGGAGTTGCAACTTCTGCAGATGCTTTTTCTTTGTTTCATAATGCGGCAAAAATGACGTTTAGTAACAGACAAGTTAAAGCGGGTATTACGTACTCACCTTGGTTACGTAATTTAACCGATGATATTTTTACAGGAAGTGCATCTTACATGAACCGTTTTAGTGATAGAGCAGCTTGGGGTGCCGATTTAAAATATTTTTCTTTAGGTCAGATAGATTTAACAAACTCAGATGGTAGTGATAATGGAACAATTAACCCAAATGAATTAGCATTTACAGGTGCATATGCACTAAAGTTAAGCGAAACATTTTCTATGGGAGTAGGTTTAAAATATGTTAGATCTAATTTAACTTTTAATGGAACAAATAGTACATTAAGACCTATAAATTCTTTTGCAGTTGATGTTTCTGGATATTACCAGTCTTTAGAAGAAAACTACGGTAACTTTAATGGTAGATATAGATTAGGATTTAATATTGCTAATATTGGGCCAAAGGTTTCTTACAGTCCAGGAAGCGAAGATTTTATTCCTACCAATTTAAAATTAGGGGGTGGGTTTGATTTTATTTTAGATGATTATAATACCATTTCTACAACATTAGAATTTACAAAATTATTAGTACCAACTCCACCAATTAGAGACAATGATGGTAATATTGTAGAAGGTGAAGACGATAATGTTGGTTGGGTAAGCGGAATTTTTCAATCTTTTGGAGACGCTCCAGGCGGATTTAGCGAAGAAATAAAAGAATTTACTTATGCTTTAGGGGCAGAGTATTTATATAACAATGCCTTTGCTTTAAGAGGAGGTTATTTTCATGAAAGTCAAGAGAAAGGAAATAGACAATATTTTACATTAGGTGGTGGGTTTAAAACCAATGCATTAAATGTAGATTTGTCTTATTTAATTAATGCTTCTGATGTAAATAATCCACTAGAAAACTCTTTACGTTTTTCATTATCATTTGATTTAGGTGAAGTTTTTGATGATTATTAA
- a CDS encoding UDP-N-acetylmuramoyl-tripeptide--D-alanyl-D-alanine ligase — translation MEIKEIYKLYKEHYLVDTDTRNIRKNTLFFALKGEKFNGNLFAKEALKQGALFAIVDEDLYQNHPNIILVDNVLKILQQLANYHRKILDIPIIGLTGSNGKTTTKELINAVLSTTYKTSATKGNLNNHIGVPLTLLSMTPKTEIGIVEMGANHKKEIAFLCTICEPDFGYITNFGKAHLEGFGGIEGVIEGKSELYAYLEKNNKSAFINPDDVIQVEKSKKLKTIPFNPNLKYLEVNPFVKLSLNSTNIQSHLIGQYNYTNIAIACTIGHYFKISDKKIKEAIENYIPDNNRSQIIQKEANKIILDAYNANPTSMKAALENFESIKAPNKTVILGDMFELGKTSLEEHQTIVKLVEKLHFDDCYFVGEIFHQTTTKNMQFKTFEDLLAHLKNNPLNLQSILIKGSRGMRLERLLEIIN, via the coding sequence ATGGAAATTAAAGAGATTTATAAACTGTATAAAGAACATTATCTTGTAGATACAGACACAAGAAACATTAGAAAAAATACTCTGTTTTTTGCTTTAAAAGGTGAAAAATTTAATGGGAATCTATTTGCTAAAGAAGCTCTTAAACAAGGTGCTCTTTTCGCCATTGTTGATGAAGATTTGTATCAAAATCATCCTAATATTATTTTAGTTGACAATGTTTTAAAAATACTGCAACAACTAGCAAATTACCATAGAAAAATTTTAGACATACCTATTATTGGTCTTACAGGTAGTAATGGAAAAACAACAACAAAAGAATTAATCAATGCTGTTTTAAGTACAACTTATAAAACCTCTGCAACCAAAGGAAATTTAAACAACCATATTGGCGTGCCGCTTACGTTACTTTCTATGACTCCTAAAACGGAAATAGGTATCGTAGAAATGGGTGCAAATCATAAAAAAGAAATTGCCTTTTTATGCACTATTTGCGAACCAGATTTTGGATATATTACCAATTTTGGAAAAGCGCATTTAGAAGGTTTTGGAGGTATTGAAGGTGTTATTGAAGGCAAAAGTGAATTATATGCTTACTTAGAAAAAAATAATAAAAGTGCTTTTATAAATCCTGATGACGTTATTCAGGTTGAGAAATCAAAAAAACTAAAAACAATTCCTTTTAATCCTAACCTTAAATATTTAGAGGTTAACCCTTTTGTAAAATTATCTTTAAACTCTACAAATATTCAAAGCCATCTTATTGGTCAATACAATTATACAAATATTGCCATTGCGTGTACCATTGGTCATTATTTTAAGATTTCTGACAAGAAAATTAAAGAAGCTATAGAAAACTATATTCCAGATAATAACCGATCTCAAATCATTCAAAAAGAAGCTAATAAAATTATTTTAGATGCTTATAACGCAAATCCAACAAGTATGAAAGCTGCGCTAGAAAATTTTGAATCTATAAAAGCACCAAATAAAACGGTTATTTTAGGAGATATGTTTGAATTAGGCAAAACAAGTTTAGAAGAACATCAAACTATTGTAAAGTTAGTTGAAAAGTTACATTTTGATGATTGTTATTTTGTTGGAGAAATTTTTCATCAAACAACAACAAAGAACATGCAATTTAAAACGTTTGAAGACCTGTTAGCACATCTAAAAAACAATCCTCTTAATCTTCAATCTATTTTAATTAAAGGCTCAAGAGGAATGCGTTTAGAAAGATTATTAGAAATTATTAATTGA
- the cdd gene encoding cytidine deaminase → MRKIEVSTSATIYTDISELSEEDNMLMHKAIEARKKAYAPYSKFNVGAALLLDNGEIVLGNNQESAAYPSGMCAERVAIWKAGSTYPDMKIKKLAITASSTITNVNKPIGPCGACRQTLSEYEINQKEPFKVLFMGEVGEVVVTESLLSLLPFSFDSKYL, encoded by the coding sequence ATGAGAAAAATTGAAGTTTCAACATCTGCAACTATTTATACCGATATTTCAGAACTTTCTGAAGAAGACAATATGTTAATGCATAAAGCCATTGAAGCTAGAAAAAAAGCATACGCACCGTATTCTAAATTTAATGTAGGGGCTGCTTTGTTGTTAGATAATGGAGAAATAGTTTTAGGTAATAACCAAGAAAGTGCAGCATATCCTTCTGGTATGTGTGCAGAAAGAGTTGCTATTTGGAAAGCAGGTTCAACGTATCCTGATATGAAAATTAAGAAATTAGCAATTACAGCAAGTTCTACCATTACCAACGTAAACAAACCAATAGGTCCTTGTGGAGCTTGTAGGCAAACCTTATCTGAGTATGAAATCAATCAAAAAGAACCCTTTAAAGTACTTTTTATGGGAGAAGTAGGTGAAGTTGTTGTAACAGAATCTCTACTTTCTTTATTACCTTTTTCGTTTGATAGTAAATACTTGTAG
- the porU gene encoding type IX secretion system sortase PorU, whose product MRKPFLTLFFSFLIQIISAQNSASVLASGDWFKFSVDTTGVFKIDKNLLQQIGVSTNNLNPKKIRIYGNGGSLLPVLNADDRYGGLQENAIYIEGENDGTFDNEDYILFYAKGAHDWVGKSASIVRHRQNIYDDNAYYFITVSNEDGKRIQPKTSITSVATSQITTFDDYTFYEKDERNLIAAGTQWFFNTDFNIENTQSFKIPFPNSVSGAVSFIKVRGVSTSIASSQMSVKVNGVDLYNLNFSAISEVDRAKTSENKGSISNTTDFFDVSITYDNKGNPSATAFLDYIEIVGKKELIANGNQFSFRSFEQANSTGVVEYQIENNSNIFQVWDVSNHLDPKNISNQGTGNNFNFKENGGDLKEFIVLNQNDYYIPKTLRNSRVVNQNLHGLKDINYLVITNLDLSSEAQRMADYHQENSSLTTKVVLLDEIYNEFSSGSKDITGIRDFLKHLYTTNSSEDKKLKYVCFFGDSSYDYKDRISGNNNIVPVKLSESSFNLASSWVTDDFFVMLDDNEGTMNSGSHTIDVASSRIPVSTISEAKIAVDKILSYYSKDALGDWRNTITLLADDIDAVGEEVLQEGVESIADEITDKKQVFNINKIYLNAFVQESSSGGERYPEVNEAITNAIEKGTLVFDYFGHGGEDGFASEKILEKPQIQAFNNPNTLPLLITVTCDFSRFDNPNRITAGELTFLNDKGGAASMITTTREVYISTGQLFNEDLIRVLLAFNDEDLSVAESLMKTKNNFSSTQKFFIFHFGDPAMKLAIPKPNVRITEMNGKDISQLDTLKALSKVHFKGVVLDDKNEVLPDFNGTLSTTVFDKSIDRTTLDNDGFGKTMSFDLQNSKIFRGESTVTNGEFEFDFIVPKDIKIAYGKGKLSFYVNNKEVDKAGYNVDVVVGGIDENAPDDTVGPEIKLYMNDESFIDGGNTNSSPNLIAVLSDASGINTSITAVDHDIVGILDGDTTNPIILNDFYKTELNDFTKGKVTYTLRDLEVGPHTLKIKVWDTYNNSSELTLNFVVVSDTILNLENVLNYPNPFVNYTQFWFNHNKPNENLEVQVQIFTVSGKLIKTINQNIPNAETLVRSITWNGLDDFGNKIGKGVYVYKLKVKSTESNLVAEKYEKLVILQ is encoded by the coding sequence ATGAGAAAACCATTTTTAACTCTTTTTTTTAGTTTTTTAATTCAAATAATTTCCGCTCAGAACAGTGCTTCTGTTCTTGCTTCTGGAGATTGGTTTAAGTTTTCGGTAGATACTACTGGCGTTTTTAAAATAGACAAAAATCTATTGCAACAAATAGGCGTTTCTACCAATAACCTAAATCCAAAAAAAATTCGTATTTATGGTAATGGAGGAAGTCTTTTACCTGTTTTAAATGCTGATGATAGGTATGGTGGATTGCAAGAAAATGCTATTTATATAGAAGGTGAAAATGATGGAACTTTTGATAATGAAGACTATATTCTATTTTACGCTAAAGGTGCGCATGATTGGGTAGGGAAATCTGCATCTATAGTACGTCATAGACAAAATATTTATGATGATAATGCTTATTATTTTATTACTGTTTCTAATGAGGATGGAAAAAGAATTCAACCCAAAACGAGTATTACAAGTGTTGCTACATCGCAAATTACAACTTTTGATGATTATACTTTTTATGAAAAAGATGAAAGGAATTTAATTGCTGCGGGTACTCAATGGTTTTTTAATACCGATTTTAATATAGAAAATACACAGAGTTTTAAAATTCCGTTTCCCAATTCGGTTTCAGGTGCTGTTAGCTTTATTAAAGTTAGAGGTGTTTCTACATCTATCGCTTCTTCTCAAATGAGTGTTAAGGTGAATGGAGTAGATCTTTACAACCTTAATTTTTCGGCAATAAGCGAAGTAGATAGAGCAAAAACATCAGAAAATAAAGGAAGTATATCAAATACTACAGATTTTTTTGACGTAAGTATTACCTACGATAATAAAGGAAATCCGTCTGCTACTGCTTTTTTAGACTATATAGAAATTGTTGGTAAAAAAGAATTAATTGCTAATGGAAATCAATTTTCATTTAGAAGTTTTGAGCAGGCAAATTCAACCGGAGTTGTAGAGTATCAAATAGAAAATAATTCAAATATTTTTCAAGTTTGGGATGTGTCTAATCATTTAGATCCTAAAAACATTAGTAATCAAGGTACCGGAAATAATTTTAATTTTAAAGAAAATGGTGGTGATTTAAAAGAATTTATCGTTTTAAATCAGAATGATTATTATATACCTAAAACATTGCGAAACAGTCGTGTAGTTAATCAAAATTTACATGGTTTAAAAGATATTAATTATCTTGTTATTACAAATTTAGATCTTTCTAGTGAAGCACAAAGAATGGCAGATTATCATCAAGAGAACTCCAGCTTAACAACAAAAGTAGTTTTGTTAGATGAAATTTATAATGAATTTTCTTCAGGATCTAAAGATATTACGGGAATTAGAGATTTTTTAAAGCATTTATATACAACCAATTCATCTGAAGATAAAAAACTAAAATATGTTTGTTTCTTTGGCGATTCTTCTTACGATTATAAAGATAGAATTTCGGGAAATAATAATATTGTTCCTGTAAAATTATCTGAAAGTAGTTTTAATTTAGCTAGTTCTTGGGTTACAGATGATTTTTTTGTAATGTTAGATGATAACGAGGGAACTATGAATTCAGGTAGTCATACCATTGATGTTGCTTCTAGTAGAATTCCGGTTTCTACCATTTCGGAAGCCAAAATAGCTGTTGATAAAATTTTAAGTTATTACAGTAAAGATGCTCTTGGAGATTGGCGAAATACAATAACCCTCTTAGCAGATGATATAGATGCTGTAGGAGAAGAAGTTTTACAAGAAGGTGTAGAGTCTATTGCAGATGAAATAACAGATAAAAAGCAGGTTTTTAATATTAATAAAATTTATTTAAATGCCTTTGTACAAGAGAGTTCTTCTGGTGGAGAACGATATCCGGAAGTTAATGAGGCAATTACAAATGCAATAGAAAAAGGAACATTGGTTTTCGATTATTTTGGTCATGGAGGAGAAGATGGTTTTGCATCAGAAAAAATATTAGAAAAACCACAAATTCAAGCTTTTAACAACCCTAATACCTTGCCGCTTTTAATAACCGTTACTTGCGATTTTTCAAGATTTGATAACCCTAATAGAATTACAGCAGGAGAACTTACTTTTTTAAATGATAAAGGTGGTGCAGCTAGTATGATAACAACTACAAGAGAAGTGTATATTTCTACAGGTCAGTTGTTTAATGAAGATTTAATTCGTGTTTTATTAGCCTTTAATGATGAGGATTTATCTGTTGCAGAATCTTTAATGAAAACTAAAAATAATTTCTCGAGCACACAAAAATTCTTTATTTTTCATTTTGGAGATCCAGCAATGAAATTAGCAATTCCAAAACCAAATGTTCGTATTACCGAAATGAATGGTAAAGATATTTCTCAATTAGATACCTTAAAAGCATTATCTAAAGTCCATTTTAAAGGAGTAGTTTTAGATGATAAAAACGAGGTGTTACCAGATTTTAACGGTACCTTATCTACTACTGTTTTTGATAAATCTATAGATAGAACTACGTTAGATAATGATGGTTTTGGAAAAACTATGTCTTTTGATTTACAAAACAGTAAAATTTTTAGAGGAGAATCTACAGTTACAAATGGCGAGTTCGAGTTTGATTTTATTGTGCCAAAGGATATAAAAATTGCCTACGGTAAAGGAAAGTTAAGTTTTTATGTTAATAATAAAGAGGTAGATAAAGCAGGTTATAATGTAGATGTTGTTGTTGGAGGTATCGATGAGAATGCACCAGACGATACGGTTGGCCCAGAAATAAAACTCTATATGAATGATGAGTCTTTTATTGATGGAGGAAACACCAACAGTTCACCTAATTTAATTGCTGTTTTATCTGATGCTAGCGGAATTAATACTTCTATTACAGCGGTAGACCATGATATTGTTGGTATTTTAGATGGTGACACCACCAACCCAATTATACTAAATGATTTTTATAAAACAGAACTTAACGATTTTACTAAAGGTAAAGTAACGTATACATTAAGAGATTTAGAGGTTGGGCCACATACTTTAAAGATAAAAGTTTGGGATACATACAATAATTCATCAGAATTAACGTTAAATTTCGTGGTTGTAAGTGATACAATCTTAAATTTAGAAAATGTTTTAAATTACCCAAACCCTTTTGTAAATTACACACAGTTTTGGTTTAATCACAACAAACCTAATGAAAACCTAGAAGTGCAAGTTCAAATATTTACGGTTTCGGGTAAATTAATAAAAACAATAAACCAAAACATACCAAACGCAGAAACGTTGGTAAGAAGTATTACTTGGAATGGTTTAGACGATTTTGGGAACAAAATAGGAAAAGGCGTTTATGTTTATAAATTAAAAGTAAAATCAACAGAAAGTAATCTAGTGGCAGAGAAGTATGAAAAATTAGTAATACTTCAATAA